Proteins found in one Aethina tumida isolate Nest 87 chromosome 1, icAetTumi1.1, whole genome shotgun sequence genomic segment:
- the LOC109597057 gene encoding serine proteinase stubble gives MCSSSPVYNMQPAYITANIGATTGRNIRNLPCISRKNNQSGVCMFAIDCLKANGTHLGTCIDRFYFGSCCHIEPSHDIIENTIESDIIPSRVPPNRLSSTTTTSLTTLSTIMPTSGDIVNIISNLGVNKNVSESSVTTIQSISNTTVTTTDQPMTTTMKPKLTTNEPRTTTEKTTVPTVAPVTQVIEKLQTFQSVNGSPSTETTIKLTTTAPTKPTTKAPIKTTQKPVRPSKPVNVSKPITTTKPSSSVKPISTTKPVSTTKPVSTTKPVSAAKPVNASKPVTKPTARPKPTTTTKPVKITKPTKTTAKPNITTTRKPVTQKPTVPAKVTTKPTTKKPVVTTKPTRKVVTKVPQSTVPTTIKTTTKTTTRVTTTTPKTAAPTTKPKITQAPTTISTTQSNDVHTKLNISSILESVNGNPATNEIESVKPVAAATTTTEKSTTKPSLVTWTVNDDKKNFTTAPVESVASNSTTLPEDWVPITTPDGWVLLPSVSPVTNSPPPAETSSVMPTMITTTPKSTDSVPPSTTPSTQPSPAASTIEATKPSITYIPLQTSTTDLPLATFFTTATTNVTSTERMPETTSTMGSVTQNVGTTSLPEIRPVNMSDFTDVCGRRMYPEARIVGGEKSSFGKWPWQVSLRQWRTSTYLHKCGAALLNENWAITAAHCVDTVPPSDLLLRLGEHDLSTESEPYLHQERRVQIVASHPQFDPRTFEYDLALLRFYEPVTFQPNILPVCVPQTDENFVGRTAYVTGWGRLYEDGPLPSVLQEVSVPVINNSVCESMYRSAGYIEHIPHIFICAGWRRGGFDSCEGDSGGPMVIQREDKRFLLAGIISWGIGCAEPNQPGVYTRISEFRDWINQILQF, from the exons ATGTGTTCTTCATCGCCTGTGTATAACATGCAACCAGCCTACATTACTGCCAATATAG gtGCCACGACGGGGAGGAACATCAGAAACCTGCCGTGCATATCCAGAAAGAACAACCAAAGTGGAGTCTGCATGTTCGCCATAGATTGTCTAAAAGCCAATGGCACTCACCTGGGCACCTGCATAGACAGGTTCTACTTTGGTTCCTGTTGTCACATTGAACCCAGTCATGATATTATCGAGAACACCATCGAGTCCGATATTATCCCCTCTCGGGTGCCCCCTAACAGATTGAGCAGTACAACGACTACATCTCTAACTACTTTGAGTACTATTATGCCCACCAGTGGGGATATAgtgaatattattagtaatttaggGGTCAATAAGAATGTAAGTGAATCGAGTGTTACAACTATTCAGAGTATTTCGAATACGACGGTTACAACGACTGATCAGCCTATGACAACAACAATGAAACCCAAATTAACAACGAATGAGCCGAGAACAACAACTGAGAAAACGACCGTTCCCACTGTAGCCCCAGTCACTCAGgttatagaaaaattacaaacattcCAATCCGTTAATGGTAGTCCATCCACTGAAACGACAATCAAGCTAACAACAACTGCCCCAACGAAACCAACCACCAAAGCTCCTATAAAAACCACACAGAAACCTGTAAGACCAAGCAAACCAGTAAATGTTTCGAAACCTATTACTACTACTAAGCCTAGTAGTAGTGTTAAACCGATCAGCACCACAAAACCTGTTAGCACTACTAAACCTGTTAGTACCACAAAGCCTGTGAGCGCTGCAAAGCCTGTCAACGCCTCCAAACCTGTTACCAAACCAACAGCAAGGCCGAAACCAACGACGACCACAAAACCTGTGAAGATAACAAAGCCCACAAAAACTACAGCCAAACCGAACATCACAACTACGAGAAAGCCTGTTACCCAGAAGCCCACAGTGCCAGCTAAAGTCACAACGAAACCCACAACAAAGAAACCTGTAGTTACAACGAAACCCACGAGGAAGGTGGTAACGAAAGTTCCACAATCAACTGTGCCAACCACAATAAAAACGACAACGAAAACTACAACGAGAGTAACAACGACGACTCCAAAGACTGCTGCGCCAACAACAAAGCCCAAAATAACGCAAGCTCCCACAACAATTTCCACAACTCAATCCAATGATGTTCACACAAAATTGAATATCTCTTCGATTTTAGAGTCGGTGAATGGTAATCCCGCCACGAACGAGATAGAATCTGTTAAACCCGTTGCAGCGGCAACAACGACAACGGAAAAATCAACAACCAAACCCTCGTTGGTCACCTGGACGGTAAACGATGACAAAAAGAATTTCACCACGGCACCGGTGGAGAGTGTTGCCAGCAATTCAACAACACTAC CTGAAGACTGGGTGCCAATAACCACCCCGGATGGATGGGTACTTTTGCCCAGCGTTTCTCCTGTAACAAACAGTCCCCCTCCAGCTGAAACGTCCTCCGTAATGCCGACCATGATCACCACAACACCCAAAAGTACGGATTCCGTTCCGCCATCAACCACACCTTCGACCCAACCATCTCCCGCCGCTTCCACAATCGAGGCGACGAAGCCGTCAATAACCTACATCCCCCTGCAAACGTCCACAACAGATTTGCCCCTTGCGACCTTCTTCACAACTGCGACAACGAACGTAACCTCCACGGAGAGGATGCCGGAGACGACTTCGACGATGGGTTCAGTAACGCAGAACGTGGGTACAACGTCCTTGCCGGAAATCAGACCGGTCAACATGAGCGATTTCACAGACG TGTGCGGTAGACGGATGTATCCAGAAGCCAGGATTGTCGGTGGTGAGAAATCATCGTTTGGGAAGTGGCCATGGCAAGTGTCGTTGCGTCAATGGAGAACCTCCACTTACCTCCATAAGTGCGGAGCTGCGCTCCTTAATGAGAACTGGGCCATCACTGCTGCGCATTGTGTCGACAC cgTACCACCGAGCGATTTACTCTTGAGATTGGGAGAGCATGATCTTTCGACTGAAAGCGAACCCTATTTGCATCAGGAGAGGAGGGTGCAAATTGTCGCATCGCATCCACAATTCGATCCCAGGACGTTCGAATATGATTTGGCGTTGCTGCGGTTCTACGAGCCAGTCACATTCCAACCTAACATCCTTCCGGTTTGTGTTCCACAAACTGATGAGAACTTTGTCGGAAGGACTGCTTACGTGACAGGTTGGGGGAGGTTATACGAAG acGGTCCCCTTCCTAGTGTCTTGCAAGAAGTCTCCGTTCCGGTGATCAACAACTCCGTGTGCGAGTCGATGTACAGGTCGGCCGGCTACATCGAGCACATCCCACACATTTTCATCTGCGCGGGCTGGCGGCGGGGAGGCTTCGACTCTTGCGAGGGTGATTCCGGGGGTCCCATGGTGATCCAGCGGGAGGACAAGAGGTTCTTGCTGGCGGGCATCATTTCGTGGGGAATCGGGTGCGCGGAACCCAACCAACCGGGCGTTTACACGAGGATCAGTGAGTTCCGGGACTGGATTAACCAGATCTTGCAGTTTTAG